In Ovis aries strain OAR_USU_Benz2616 breed Rambouillet chromosome 13, ARS-UI_Ramb_v3.0, whole genome shotgun sequence, the following are encoded in one genomic region:
- the ADIG gene encoding adipogenin: protein MKYPLVPLVNELTFSFLVFWLCLPVALLLFLLIIWLRFLLNQDSEENDSDVCLDWEPWSKDPDEFCQEEMLHNQEEERPCC, encoded by the exons ATGAAGTACCCTCTGGTGCCACTGGTGAACGAGCTCACATTTTCTTTCCTGGTGTTCTGGCTCTGTCTGCCCGTGGCCTTGCTGTTGTTCTTGCTGATCATCTGGCTACGCTTCTTACTCAACCAAG ATTCAGAGGAAAATGACTCAGATGTATGCCTCGATTGGGAGCCCTGGAGCAAAGACCCTGACGAGTTTTGCCAGGAGGAGATGCTCCACAACCAAGAGGAGGAGAGGCCTTGCTGCTGA